From a region of the Cognatiyoonia koreensis genome:
- a CDS encoding DoxX family membrane protein yields MQLFILALRIGLTLAFVYFGLRKVLSDPADVAIYEAIGFGQFPRYITGSVELLCAGLLWMPGLQGIGAAGLVGTMIVGTSALTLFAGMPFWHLIGLGIMAATVAWSYRHQFGAFLPT; encoded by the coding sequence ATGCAGTTGTTCATTCTTGCCCTTCGGATCGGCCTTACTCTCGCGTTCGTTTATTTCGGACTGCGCAAGGTGCTGAGCGACCCTGCAGACGTTGCGATCTATGAAGCCATCGGATTTGGCCAGTTTCCAAGGTACATCACAGGATCAGTCGAACTGCTTTGCGCTGGGTTGCTGTGGATGCCCGGCCTGCAAGGTATTGGCGCGGCTGGATTGGTAGGCACGATGATCGTCGGCACCTCGGCTTTGACCCTTTTCGCGGGTATGCCGTTCTGGCATCTCATTGGTCTGGGGATCATGGCCGCAACCGTTGCTTGGTCCTATCGCCATCAATTTGGCGCGTTCCTGCCAACATAA